The nucleotide window GCTAGTAAACCGTGAATCGTAATAATGACCCAAGAAACAGCGGTATATAAGGGGTTTAGGATAGAGCCCATAATTAGATTCCTGCCTTCTGTGATTTCATAAGAACATAATCAACGCCGCCATGTGACCATGGATTACAACGCAACAACCGCCATGCGGCCATCACAACTCCTTTTATTCCGTACTCCTCGATTGCAGTTGCCGCATATGACGAACATGATGGGTAGTACTTACAACGCGGGCCAAGCGCCGGTGAGATCCATTTTTGGTAAAAGTGAATCAGGCCAACTAAAAGGGTTTTCATTGTGCGCCCGCCTGGCTAGATTTTTTAACAAGACGAG belongs to Candidatus Planktophila limnetica and includes:
- the yidD gene encoding membrane protein insertion efficiency factor YidD; translation: MKTLLVGLIHFYQKWISPALGPRCKYYPSCSSYAATAIEEYGIKGVVMAAWRLLRCNPWSHGGVDYVLMKSQKAGI